Proteins co-encoded in one Phycodurus eques isolate BA_2022a chromosome 14, UOR_Pequ_1.1, whole genome shotgun sequence genomic window:
- the zgc:136872 gene encoding calpain-1 catalytic subunit isoform X2: MHSPGVCMSIMNARHHGDGYGTVNNPEAFFKQDYRSLKEYCVNRQLRYIDEMFPPDRRSIGNDVLNPSDLQKVEWHRPRKLVPNPCFVVDGISRFDFGQGAVGNCWFLASLGALTFQRVIFEYVVPLEQNFVKDYCGLFHFRFWRFGRWVDVIIDDKLPTINGRLVFVSSRDPTEFWPALLEKAYAKVCGSYSDMSSGTPNEALVDFTGGVHISITLSEPPPDLWELMCRARQFKSLMGCGTPQGATSANTVLPNGLVQGHAYTITGVKQMMSRGQAVNLVRLLNPWGRGEWNGNWSDRSPLWETVSPQDRALCLSVVDNGEFWMSLEEFYGFYSDLDICCVCPDFLDENPSSHWKTSFFEGRWLAGKTAGGCMNNIEQSFWTNPQYRAKIDCECASQQGGKNMLVSLMQKPDKRNRALVKNLHIGFSVFKVPEELKAHRGKFPASFFSRNIPVVQTKNYLNAREVMELVMLEPGEYLIVPSTFKPNETASFILTILSKAKAHIHETSGGQNYGHKEVEESRAADDDKRILFRQLFDKYDEVDAELLQKLLNDQILKGDLKTGGFSIDACRSMIVMMSTTVNGKLNAGELYNLWKKAVTYKDIFLRTDVSANGTLSHNELRNAAFALGVRVSDDMLNMLAVRYGTSSGHVTLENFISLALRLVCMKMDANFDVYLKRKMM; the protein is encoded by the exons ATGCATTCGCCAGGCGTGTGCATGAGCATCATGAATGCACGTCACCACGGAGATGGTTACGGGACCGTCAACAACCCCGAAGCATTTTTCAAACAAGACTACCGAAGTTTGAAAGAGTATTGTGTCAATCGGCAACTACGCTACATCGATGAAATGTTCCCCCCCGACAGAAGATCCATTGGCAACGATGTACTGAACCCCTCTGACCTGCAAAAAGTGGAATGGCACAGACCACGG AAATTGGTTCCCAatccatgttttgttgttgatggCATCTCCAGGTTTGACTTCGGTCAAGGCGCTGTTG GTAACTGCTGGTTTCTTGCATCTCTGGGTGCACTGACATTCCAGAGAGTTATCTTTGAGTATGTTGTTCCTCTTGAGCAAAACTTTGTTAAGGACTACTGTGGACTGTTTCACTTTCGG TTCTGGAGATTTGGCAGATGGGTAGACGTCATCATTGATGACAAGCTCCCAACAATCAATGGCAGACTCGTTTTTGTGAGCTCCAGAGACCCAACAGAATTTTGGCCCGCCTTGTTGGAGAAAGCTTATGCTAA AGTATGTGGTTCCTATTCAGACATGAGTTCTGGAACACCCAATGAGGCGTTGGTGGACTTCACAGGTGGTGTTCACATTTCTATCACGCTGTCAGAGCCTCCCCCAGACCTTTGGGAGCTTATGTGCAGAGCCAGACAATTCAAGTCACTGATGGGATGTGGCACTCCTCAAGGG GCGACATCGGCCAACACTGTTTTGCCAAATGGATTGGTCCAAGGCCACGCCTACACCATCACAGGGGTCAAACAG ATGATGAGTCGCGGGCAAGCAGTAAACCTGGTGCGTTTGTTAAACCCTTGGGGCAGGGGAGAGTGGAATGGAAACTGGAGTGATCG GTCACCTTTGTGGGAAACTGTGAGCCCACAAGATCGAGCTCTGTGCCTTTCTGTGGTTGACAATGGGGAGTTTTG GATGAGCCTGGAAGAATTTTATGGATTTTATAGTGATCTTGACATCTGCTGTGTATGTCCCGACTTCCTTGATGAAAACCCATCCTCCCATTGGAAGACATCTTTCTTTGAAGGCAGATGGCTTGCTGGGAAAACAGCTGGAGGATGCATGAATAACATTG AGCAGAGCTTCTGGACTAATCCACAGTATCGAGCCAAGATTGACTGTGAATGTGCTTCCCaacaaggggggaaaaacatgCTGGTGTCTCTCATGCAAAAGCCAGACAAAAGAAACAGAGCCCTGGTCAAGAATCTCCACATTGGATTCTCAGTATTCAAG GTGCCTGAAGAA TTGAAGGCACATAGAGGGAAGTTTCCAGCATCTTTCTTCAGCAGAAACATACCTGTTGTACAGACTAAAAACTACTTAAACGCTCGTGAGGTAATGGAGCTCGTTATGTTAGAGCCCGGGGAATACCTGATTGTACCATCAACTTTCAAGCCCAACGAGACCGCCTCCTTCATCCTGACCATCCTCTCCAAGGCAAAGGCCCACATCCA TGAGACTTCTGGTGGGCAAAACTATGGACATAAAGAAGTTGAAGAG TCCAGAGCAGCTGACGATGATAAGAGAATATTGTTCCGGCAATTATTTGACAAG TATGATGAAGTGGATGCCGAGCTGCTTCAAAAGCTGCTTAATGATCAAATCTTGAAAG gagaCTTGAAAACTGGGGGCTTCAGTATTGATGCATGCCGCAGCATGATTGTTATGATGAGT ACAACTGTCAACGGCAAACTGAATGCTGGGGAACTATATAATTTGTGGAAGAAGGCTGTCACATACAAG GATATTTTCTTACGTACTGATGTCTCAGCAAATGGAACACTTTCACACAATGAGCTGAGGAATGCTGCTTTTGCTTTAG GAGTAAGGGTCAGTGACGACATGTTAAATATGTTGGCTGTGCGCTATGGGACTTCCTCTGGACATGTAACACTGGAGAACTTCATCAGTCTAGCTCTGCGCCTTGTGTGTATGAAAA TGGATGCAAATTTCGATGTGTACCTGAAGAGGAAGATGATGTGA
- the zgc:136872 gene encoding calpain-1 catalytic subunit isoform X5, producing MASPGLTSVKALLFWRFGRWVDVIIDDKLPTINGRLVFVSSRDPTEFWPALLEKAYAKVCGSYSDMSSGTPNEALVDFTGGVHISITLSEPPPDLWELMCRARQFKSLMGCGTPQGATSANTVLPNGLVQGHAYTITGVKQMMSRGQAVNLVRLLNPWGRGEWNGNWSDRSPLWETVSPQDRALCLSVVDNGEFWMSLEEFYGFYSDLDICCVCPDFLDENPSSHWKTSFFEGRWLAGKTAGGCMNNIEQSFWTNPQYRAKIDCECASQQGGKNMLVSLMQKPDKRNRALVKNLHIGFSVFKVPEELKAHRGKFPASFFSRNIPVVQTKNYLNAREVMELVMLEPGEYLIVPSTFKPNETASFILTILSKAKAHIHETSGGQNYGHKEVEESRAADDDKRILFRQLFDKYDEVDAELLQKLLNDQILKGDLKTGGFSIDACRSMIVMMSTTVNGKLNAGELYNLWKKAVTYKDIFLRTDVSANGTLSHNELRNAAFALGVRVSDDMLNMLAVRYGTSSGHVTLENFISLALRLVCMKKIFKRFSDGMTLSLPESEWMQISMCT from the exons atggCATCTCCAGGTTTGACTTCGGTCAAGGCGCTGTTG TTCTGGAGATTTGGCAGATGGGTAGACGTCATCATTGATGACAAGCTCCCAACAATCAATGGCAGACTCGTTTTTGTGAGCTCCAGAGACCCAACAGAATTTTGGCCCGCCTTGTTGGAGAAAGCTTATGCTAA AGTATGTGGTTCCTATTCAGACATGAGTTCTGGAACACCCAATGAGGCGTTGGTGGACTTCACAGGTGGTGTTCACATTTCTATCACGCTGTCAGAGCCTCCCCCAGACCTTTGGGAGCTTATGTGCAGAGCCAGACAATTCAAGTCACTGATGGGATGTGGCACTCCTCAAGGG GCGACATCGGCCAACACTGTTTTGCCAAATGGATTGGTCCAAGGCCACGCCTACACCATCACAGGGGTCAAACAG ATGATGAGTCGCGGGCAAGCAGTAAACCTGGTGCGTTTGTTAAACCCTTGGGGCAGGGGAGAGTGGAATGGAAACTGGAGTGATCG GTCACCTTTGTGGGAAACTGTGAGCCCACAAGATCGAGCTCTGTGCCTTTCTGTGGTTGACAATGGGGAGTTTTG GATGAGCCTGGAAGAATTTTATGGATTTTATAGTGATCTTGACATCTGCTGTGTATGTCCCGACTTCCTTGATGAAAACCCATCCTCCCATTGGAAGACATCTTTCTTTGAAGGCAGATGGCTTGCTGGGAAAACAGCTGGAGGATGCATGAATAACATTG AGCAGAGCTTCTGGACTAATCCACAGTATCGAGCCAAGATTGACTGTGAATGTGCTTCCCaacaaggggggaaaaacatgCTGGTGTCTCTCATGCAAAAGCCAGACAAAAGAAACAGAGCCCTGGTCAAGAATCTCCACATTGGATTCTCAGTATTCAAG GTGCCTGAAGAA TTGAAGGCACATAGAGGGAAGTTTCCAGCATCTTTCTTCAGCAGAAACATACCTGTTGTACAGACTAAAAACTACTTAAACGCTCGTGAGGTAATGGAGCTCGTTATGTTAGAGCCCGGGGAATACCTGATTGTACCATCAACTTTCAAGCCCAACGAGACCGCCTCCTTCATCCTGACCATCCTCTCCAAGGCAAAGGCCCACATCCA TGAGACTTCTGGTGGGCAAAACTATGGACATAAAGAAGTTGAAGAG TCCAGAGCAGCTGACGATGATAAGAGAATATTGTTCCGGCAATTATTTGACAAG TATGATGAAGTGGATGCCGAGCTGCTTCAAAAGCTGCTTAATGATCAAATCTTGAAAG gagaCTTGAAAACTGGGGGCTTCAGTATTGATGCATGCCGCAGCATGATTGTTATGATGAGT ACAACTGTCAACGGCAAACTGAATGCTGGGGAACTATATAATTTGTGGAAGAAGGCTGTCACATACAAG GATATTTTCTTACGTACTGATGTCTCAGCAAATGGAACACTTTCACACAATGAGCTGAGGAATGCTGCTTTTGCTTTAG GAGTAAGGGTCAGTGACGACATGTTAAATATGTTGGCTGTGCGCTATGGGACTTCCTCTGGACATGTAACACTGGAGAACTTCATCAGTCTAGCTCTGCGCCTTGTGTGTATGAAAA AAATCTTCAAACGTTTTTCTGACGGAATGACACTGTCGCTTCCTGAATCTGAG TGGATGCAAATTTCGATGTGTACCTGA
- the zgc:136872 gene encoding calpain-1 catalytic subunit isoform X1, giving the protein MHSPGVCMSIMNARHHGDGYGTVNNPEAFFKQDYRSLKEYCVNRQLRYIDEMFPPDRRSIGNDVLNPSDLQKVEWHRPRKLVPNPCFVVDGISRFDFGQGAVGNCWFLASLGALTFQRVIFEYVVPLEQNFVKDYCGLFHFRFWRFGRWVDVIIDDKLPTINGRLVFVSSRDPTEFWPALLEKAYAKVCGSYSDMSSGTPNEALVDFTGGVHISITLSEPPPDLWELMCRARQFKSLMGCGTPQGATSANTVLPNGLVQGHAYTITGVKQMMSRGQAVNLVRLLNPWGRGEWNGNWSDRSPLWETVSPQDRALCLSVVDNGEFWMSLEEFYGFYSDLDICCVCPDFLDENPSSHWKTSFFEGRWLAGKTAGGCMNNIEQSFWTNPQYRAKIDCECASQQGGKNMLVSLMQKPDKRNRALVKNLHIGFSVFKVPEELKAHRGKFPASFFSRNIPVVQTKNYLNAREVMELVMLEPGEYLIVPSTFKPNETASFILTILSKAKAHIHETSGGQNYGHKEVEESRAADDDKRILFRQLFDKYDEVDAELLQKLLNDQILKGDLKTGGFSIDACRSMIVMMSTTVNGKLNAGELYNLWKKAVTYKDIFLRTDVSANGTLSHNELRNAAFALGVRVSDDMLNMLAVRYGTSSGHVTLENFISLALRLVCMKKIFKRFSDGMTLSLPESEWMQISMCT; this is encoded by the exons ATGCATTCGCCAGGCGTGTGCATGAGCATCATGAATGCACGTCACCACGGAGATGGTTACGGGACCGTCAACAACCCCGAAGCATTTTTCAAACAAGACTACCGAAGTTTGAAAGAGTATTGTGTCAATCGGCAACTACGCTACATCGATGAAATGTTCCCCCCCGACAGAAGATCCATTGGCAACGATGTACTGAACCCCTCTGACCTGCAAAAAGTGGAATGGCACAGACCACGG AAATTGGTTCCCAatccatgttttgttgttgatggCATCTCCAGGTTTGACTTCGGTCAAGGCGCTGTTG GTAACTGCTGGTTTCTTGCATCTCTGGGTGCACTGACATTCCAGAGAGTTATCTTTGAGTATGTTGTTCCTCTTGAGCAAAACTTTGTTAAGGACTACTGTGGACTGTTTCACTTTCGG TTCTGGAGATTTGGCAGATGGGTAGACGTCATCATTGATGACAAGCTCCCAACAATCAATGGCAGACTCGTTTTTGTGAGCTCCAGAGACCCAACAGAATTTTGGCCCGCCTTGTTGGAGAAAGCTTATGCTAA AGTATGTGGTTCCTATTCAGACATGAGTTCTGGAACACCCAATGAGGCGTTGGTGGACTTCACAGGTGGTGTTCACATTTCTATCACGCTGTCAGAGCCTCCCCCAGACCTTTGGGAGCTTATGTGCAGAGCCAGACAATTCAAGTCACTGATGGGATGTGGCACTCCTCAAGGG GCGACATCGGCCAACACTGTTTTGCCAAATGGATTGGTCCAAGGCCACGCCTACACCATCACAGGGGTCAAACAG ATGATGAGTCGCGGGCAAGCAGTAAACCTGGTGCGTTTGTTAAACCCTTGGGGCAGGGGAGAGTGGAATGGAAACTGGAGTGATCG GTCACCTTTGTGGGAAACTGTGAGCCCACAAGATCGAGCTCTGTGCCTTTCTGTGGTTGACAATGGGGAGTTTTG GATGAGCCTGGAAGAATTTTATGGATTTTATAGTGATCTTGACATCTGCTGTGTATGTCCCGACTTCCTTGATGAAAACCCATCCTCCCATTGGAAGACATCTTTCTTTGAAGGCAGATGGCTTGCTGGGAAAACAGCTGGAGGATGCATGAATAACATTG AGCAGAGCTTCTGGACTAATCCACAGTATCGAGCCAAGATTGACTGTGAATGTGCTTCCCaacaaggggggaaaaacatgCTGGTGTCTCTCATGCAAAAGCCAGACAAAAGAAACAGAGCCCTGGTCAAGAATCTCCACATTGGATTCTCAGTATTCAAG GTGCCTGAAGAA TTGAAGGCACATAGAGGGAAGTTTCCAGCATCTTTCTTCAGCAGAAACATACCTGTTGTACAGACTAAAAACTACTTAAACGCTCGTGAGGTAATGGAGCTCGTTATGTTAGAGCCCGGGGAATACCTGATTGTACCATCAACTTTCAAGCCCAACGAGACCGCCTCCTTCATCCTGACCATCCTCTCCAAGGCAAAGGCCCACATCCA TGAGACTTCTGGTGGGCAAAACTATGGACATAAAGAAGTTGAAGAG TCCAGAGCAGCTGACGATGATAAGAGAATATTGTTCCGGCAATTATTTGACAAG TATGATGAAGTGGATGCCGAGCTGCTTCAAAAGCTGCTTAATGATCAAATCTTGAAAG gagaCTTGAAAACTGGGGGCTTCAGTATTGATGCATGCCGCAGCATGATTGTTATGATGAGT ACAACTGTCAACGGCAAACTGAATGCTGGGGAACTATATAATTTGTGGAAGAAGGCTGTCACATACAAG GATATTTTCTTACGTACTGATGTCTCAGCAAATGGAACACTTTCACACAATGAGCTGAGGAATGCTGCTTTTGCTTTAG GAGTAAGGGTCAGTGACGACATGTTAAATATGTTGGCTGTGCGCTATGGGACTTCCTCTGGACATGTAACACTGGAGAACTTCATCAGTCTAGCTCTGCGCCTTGTGTGTATGAAAA AAATCTTCAAACGTTTTTCTGACGGAATGACACTGTCGCTTCCTGAATCTGAG TGGATGCAAATTTCGATGTGTACCTGA
- the zgc:136872 gene encoding calpain-1 catalytic subunit isoform X4, which yields MHSPGVCMSIMNARHHGDGYGTVNNPEAFFKQDYRSLKEYCVNRQLRYIDEMFPPDRRSIGNDVLNPSDLQKVEWHRPRKLVPNPCFVVDGISRFDFGQGAVGNCWFLASLGALTFQRVIFEYVVPLEQNFVKDYCGLFHFRFWRFGRWVDVIIDDKLPTINGRLVFVSSRDPTEFWPALLEKAYAKVCGSYSDMSSGTPNEALVDFTGGVHISITLSEPPPDLWELMCRARQFKSLMGCGTPQGATSANTVLPNGLVQGHAYTITGVKQMMSRGQAVNLVRLLNPWGRGEWNGNWSDRSPLWETVSPQDRALCLSVVDNGEFWMSLEEFYGFYSDLDICCVCPDFLDENPSSHWKTSFFEGRWLAGKTAGGCMNNIEQSFWTNPQYRAKIDCECASQQGGKNMLVSLMQKPDKRNRALVKNLHIGFSVFKVPEELKAHRGKFPASFFSRNIPVVQTKNYLNAREVMELVMLEPGEYLIVPSTFKPNETASFILTILSKAKAHIHETSGGQNYGHKEVEESRAADDDKRILFRQLFDKYDEVDAELLQKLLNDQILKGDLKTGGFSIDACRSMIVMMSTTVNGKLNAGELYNLWKKAVTYKE from the exons ATGCATTCGCCAGGCGTGTGCATGAGCATCATGAATGCACGTCACCACGGAGATGGTTACGGGACCGTCAACAACCCCGAAGCATTTTTCAAACAAGACTACCGAAGTTTGAAAGAGTATTGTGTCAATCGGCAACTACGCTACATCGATGAAATGTTCCCCCCCGACAGAAGATCCATTGGCAACGATGTACTGAACCCCTCTGACCTGCAAAAAGTGGAATGGCACAGACCACGG AAATTGGTTCCCAatccatgttttgttgttgatggCATCTCCAGGTTTGACTTCGGTCAAGGCGCTGTTG GTAACTGCTGGTTTCTTGCATCTCTGGGTGCACTGACATTCCAGAGAGTTATCTTTGAGTATGTTGTTCCTCTTGAGCAAAACTTTGTTAAGGACTACTGTGGACTGTTTCACTTTCGG TTCTGGAGATTTGGCAGATGGGTAGACGTCATCATTGATGACAAGCTCCCAACAATCAATGGCAGACTCGTTTTTGTGAGCTCCAGAGACCCAACAGAATTTTGGCCCGCCTTGTTGGAGAAAGCTTATGCTAA AGTATGTGGTTCCTATTCAGACATGAGTTCTGGAACACCCAATGAGGCGTTGGTGGACTTCACAGGTGGTGTTCACATTTCTATCACGCTGTCAGAGCCTCCCCCAGACCTTTGGGAGCTTATGTGCAGAGCCAGACAATTCAAGTCACTGATGGGATGTGGCACTCCTCAAGGG GCGACATCGGCCAACACTGTTTTGCCAAATGGATTGGTCCAAGGCCACGCCTACACCATCACAGGGGTCAAACAG ATGATGAGTCGCGGGCAAGCAGTAAACCTGGTGCGTTTGTTAAACCCTTGGGGCAGGGGAGAGTGGAATGGAAACTGGAGTGATCG GTCACCTTTGTGGGAAACTGTGAGCCCACAAGATCGAGCTCTGTGCCTTTCTGTGGTTGACAATGGGGAGTTTTG GATGAGCCTGGAAGAATTTTATGGATTTTATAGTGATCTTGACATCTGCTGTGTATGTCCCGACTTCCTTGATGAAAACCCATCCTCCCATTGGAAGACATCTTTCTTTGAAGGCAGATGGCTTGCTGGGAAAACAGCTGGAGGATGCATGAATAACATTG AGCAGAGCTTCTGGACTAATCCACAGTATCGAGCCAAGATTGACTGTGAATGTGCTTCCCaacaaggggggaaaaacatgCTGGTGTCTCTCATGCAAAAGCCAGACAAAAGAAACAGAGCCCTGGTCAAGAATCTCCACATTGGATTCTCAGTATTCAAG GTGCCTGAAGAA TTGAAGGCACATAGAGGGAAGTTTCCAGCATCTTTCTTCAGCAGAAACATACCTGTTGTACAGACTAAAAACTACTTAAACGCTCGTGAGGTAATGGAGCTCGTTATGTTAGAGCCCGGGGAATACCTGATTGTACCATCAACTTTCAAGCCCAACGAGACCGCCTCCTTCATCCTGACCATCCTCTCCAAGGCAAAGGCCCACATCCA TGAGACTTCTGGTGGGCAAAACTATGGACATAAAGAAGTTGAAGAG TCCAGAGCAGCTGACGATGATAAGAGAATATTGTTCCGGCAATTATTTGACAAG TATGATGAAGTGGATGCCGAGCTGCTTCAAAAGCTGCTTAATGATCAAATCTTGAAAG gagaCTTGAAAACTGGGGGCTTCAGTATTGATGCATGCCGCAGCATGATTGTTATGATGAGT ACAACTGTCAACGGCAAACTGAATGCTGGGGAACTATATAATTTGTGGAAGAAGGCTGTCACATACAAG GAGTAA
- the zgc:136872 gene encoding calpain-1 catalytic subunit isoform X3 codes for MHSPGVCMSIMNARHHGDGYGTVNNPEAFFKQDYRSLKEYCVNRQLRYIDEMFPPDRRSIGNDVLNPSDLQKVEWHRPRKLVPNPCFVVDGISRFDFGQGAVGNCWFLASLGALTFQRVIFEYVVPLEQNFVKDYCGLFHFRFWRFGRWVDVIIDDKLPTINGRLVFVSSRDPTEFWPALLEKAYAKVCGSYSDMSSGTPNEALVDFTGGVHISITLSEPPPDLWELMCRARQFKSLMGCGTPQGATSANTVLPNGLVQGHAYTITGVKQMMSRGQAVNLVRLLNPWGRGEWNGNWSDRSPLWETVSPQDRALCLSVVDNGEFWMSLEEFYGFYSDLDICCVCPDFLDENPSSHWKTSFFEGRWLAGKTAGGCMNNIEQSFWTNPQYRAKIDCECASQQGGKNMLVSLMQKPDKRNRALVKNLHIGFSVFKVPEELKAHRGKFPASFFSRNIPVVQTKNYLNAREVMELVMLEPGEYLIVPSTFKPNETASFILTILSKAKAHIHETSGGQNYGHKEVEESRAADDDKRILFRQLFDKYDEVDAELLQKLLNDQILKGDLKTGGFSIDACRSMIVMMSTTVNGKLNAGELYNLWKKAVTYKDIFLRTDVSANGTLSHNELRNAAFALGTVRIRGVQSAGLLLPGLLPFCP; via the exons ATGCATTCGCCAGGCGTGTGCATGAGCATCATGAATGCACGTCACCACGGAGATGGTTACGGGACCGTCAACAACCCCGAAGCATTTTTCAAACAAGACTACCGAAGTTTGAAAGAGTATTGTGTCAATCGGCAACTACGCTACATCGATGAAATGTTCCCCCCCGACAGAAGATCCATTGGCAACGATGTACTGAACCCCTCTGACCTGCAAAAAGTGGAATGGCACAGACCACGG AAATTGGTTCCCAatccatgttttgttgttgatggCATCTCCAGGTTTGACTTCGGTCAAGGCGCTGTTG GTAACTGCTGGTTTCTTGCATCTCTGGGTGCACTGACATTCCAGAGAGTTATCTTTGAGTATGTTGTTCCTCTTGAGCAAAACTTTGTTAAGGACTACTGTGGACTGTTTCACTTTCGG TTCTGGAGATTTGGCAGATGGGTAGACGTCATCATTGATGACAAGCTCCCAACAATCAATGGCAGACTCGTTTTTGTGAGCTCCAGAGACCCAACAGAATTTTGGCCCGCCTTGTTGGAGAAAGCTTATGCTAA AGTATGTGGTTCCTATTCAGACATGAGTTCTGGAACACCCAATGAGGCGTTGGTGGACTTCACAGGTGGTGTTCACATTTCTATCACGCTGTCAGAGCCTCCCCCAGACCTTTGGGAGCTTATGTGCAGAGCCAGACAATTCAAGTCACTGATGGGATGTGGCACTCCTCAAGGG GCGACATCGGCCAACACTGTTTTGCCAAATGGATTGGTCCAAGGCCACGCCTACACCATCACAGGGGTCAAACAG ATGATGAGTCGCGGGCAAGCAGTAAACCTGGTGCGTTTGTTAAACCCTTGGGGCAGGGGAGAGTGGAATGGAAACTGGAGTGATCG GTCACCTTTGTGGGAAACTGTGAGCCCACAAGATCGAGCTCTGTGCCTTTCTGTGGTTGACAATGGGGAGTTTTG GATGAGCCTGGAAGAATTTTATGGATTTTATAGTGATCTTGACATCTGCTGTGTATGTCCCGACTTCCTTGATGAAAACCCATCCTCCCATTGGAAGACATCTTTCTTTGAAGGCAGATGGCTTGCTGGGAAAACAGCTGGAGGATGCATGAATAACATTG AGCAGAGCTTCTGGACTAATCCACAGTATCGAGCCAAGATTGACTGTGAATGTGCTTCCCaacaaggggggaaaaacatgCTGGTGTCTCTCATGCAAAAGCCAGACAAAAGAAACAGAGCCCTGGTCAAGAATCTCCACATTGGATTCTCAGTATTCAAG GTGCCTGAAGAA TTGAAGGCACATAGAGGGAAGTTTCCAGCATCTTTCTTCAGCAGAAACATACCTGTTGTACAGACTAAAAACTACTTAAACGCTCGTGAGGTAATGGAGCTCGTTATGTTAGAGCCCGGGGAATACCTGATTGTACCATCAACTTTCAAGCCCAACGAGACCGCCTCCTTCATCCTGACCATCCTCTCCAAGGCAAAGGCCCACATCCA TGAGACTTCTGGTGGGCAAAACTATGGACATAAAGAAGTTGAAGAG TCCAGAGCAGCTGACGATGATAAGAGAATATTGTTCCGGCAATTATTTGACAAG TATGATGAAGTGGATGCCGAGCTGCTTCAAAAGCTGCTTAATGATCAAATCTTGAAAG gagaCTTGAAAACTGGGGGCTTCAGTATTGATGCATGCCGCAGCATGATTGTTATGATGAGT ACAACTGTCAACGGCAAACTGAATGCTGGGGAACTATATAATTTGTGGAAGAAGGCTGTCACATACAAG GATATTTTCTTACGTACTGATGTCTCAGCAAATGGAACACTTTCACACAATGAGCTGAGGAATGCTGCTTTTGCTTTAGGTACAGTGAGAATCAGGGGCGTGCAGAGTGCAGGGCTTTTGCTGCCCGGGCTTCTGCCCTTTTGTCCCTGA